The following are from one region of the Dreissena polymorpha isolate Duluth1 chromosome 2, UMN_Dpol_1.0, whole genome shotgun sequence genome:
- the LOC127869079 gene encoding uncharacterized protein LOC127869079 isoform X4, which produces MSGDADMDQRRGSEQGLLKSRTENEFLVKIGAKEEEFEWEPKIVNERLRRSSSFVCAQYDKPACFRAKPKTVAVNPWKITRFGPRRYYINNQDIHQIGDVHLRGPTTQALGLCYPPKTVAAL; this is translated from the exons ATGTCCGGCGATGCTGATATGGATCAGCGGCGGGGAAGTGAGCAAGGGCTGCTGAAATCTCGCACCGAAAACGAGTTTCTCGTGAAAATTGGCGCCAAAGAAGAGGAG TTTGAGTGGGAACCCAAAATTGTAAACGAACGGCTGCGTCGCTCGTCATCGTTTGTCTGCGCCCAGTACGACAAACCCGCGTGCTTTCGCGCCAAACCGAAAACTGTAGCAG TAAACCCATGGAAG ATCACGCGATTTGGCCCACGGCGTTACTACATCAACAATCAGGATATTCACCAGATTGGAGATGTGCATTTAAG GGGACCTACCACCCAAGCTTTGGGGCTGTGTTATCCGCCCAAGACAGTTGCAGCTCTTTGA
- the LOC127869079 gene encoding uncharacterized protein LOC127869079 isoform X1: MSGDADMDQRRGSEQGLLKSRTENEFLVKIGAKEEEFEWEPKIVNERLRRSSSFVCAQYDKPACFRAKPKTVAVVNPWKVNSQALRQLNMITRFGPRRYYINNQDIHQIGDVHLRGPTTQALGLCYPPKTVAAL; encoded by the exons ATGTCCGGCGATGCTGATATGGATCAGCGGCGGGGAAGTGAGCAAGGGCTGCTGAAATCTCGCACCGAAAACGAGTTTCTCGTGAAAATTGGCGCCAAAGAAGAGGAG TTTGAGTGGGAACCCAAAATTGTAAACGAACGGCTGCGTCGCTCGTCATCGTTTGTCTGCGCCCAGTACGACAAACCCGCGTGCTTTCGCGCCAAACCGAAAACTGTAGCAG TAGTAAACCCATGGAAGGTAAACAGTCAAGCACTACGACAACTGAACATG ATCACGCGATTTGGCCCACGGCGTTACTACATCAACAATCAGGATATTCACCAGATTGGAGATGTGCATTTAAG GGGACCTACCACCCAAGCTTTGGGGCTGTGTTATCCGCCCAAGACAGTTGCAGCTCTTTGA
- the LOC127869079 gene encoding uncharacterized protein LOC127869079 isoform X2 yields the protein MSGDADMDQRRGSEQGLLKSRTENEFLVKIGAKEEEFEWEPKIVNERLRRSSSFVCAQYDKPACFRAKPKTVAVNPWKVNSQALRQLNMITRFGPRRYYINNQDIHQIGDVHLRGPTTQALGLCYPPKTVAAL from the exons ATGTCCGGCGATGCTGATATGGATCAGCGGCGGGGAAGTGAGCAAGGGCTGCTGAAATCTCGCACCGAAAACGAGTTTCTCGTGAAAATTGGCGCCAAAGAAGAGGAG TTTGAGTGGGAACCCAAAATTGTAAACGAACGGCTGCGTCGCTCGTCATCGTTTGTCTGCGCCCAGTACGACAAACCCGCGTGCTTTCGCGCCAAACCGAAAACTGTAGCAG TAAACCCATGGAAGGTAAACAGTCAAGCACTACGACAACTGAACATG ATCACGCGATTTGGCCCACGGCGTTACTACATCAACAATCAGGATATTCACCAGATTGGAGATGTGCATTTAAG GGGACCTACCACCCAAGCTTTGGGGCTGTGTTATCCGCCCAAGACAGTTGCAGCTCTTTGA
- the LOC127869079 gene encoding uncharacterized protein LOC127869079 isoform X3: MSGDADMDQRRGSEQGLLKSRTENEFLVKIGAKEEEFEWEPKIVNERLRRSSSFVCAQYDKPACFRAKPKTVAVVNPWKITRFGPRRYYINNQDIHQIGDVHLRGPTTQALGLCYPPKTVAAL, encoded by the exons ATGTCCGGCGATGCTGATATGGATCAGCGGCGGGGAAGTGAGCAAGGGCTGCTGAAATCTCGCACCGAAAACGAGTTTCTCGTGAAAATTGGCGCCAAAGAAGAGGAG TTTGAGTGGGAACCCAAAATTGTAAACGAACGGCTGCGTCGCTCGTCATCGTTTGTCTGCGCCCAGTACGACAAACCCGCGTGCTTTCGCGCCAAACCGAAAACTGTAGCAG TAGTAAACCCATGGAAG ATCACGCGATTTGGCCCACGGCGTTACTACATCAACAATCAGGATATTCACCAGATTGGAGATGTGCATTTAAG GGGACCTACCACCCAAGCTTTGGGGCTGTGTTATCCGCCCAAGACAGTTGCAGCTCTTTGA